A single region of the Musa acuminata AAA Group cultivar baxijiao chromosome BXJ1-11, Cavendish_Baxijiao_AAA, whole genome shotgun sequence genome encodes:
- the LOC135596800 gene encoding probable aquaporin TIP1-1, whose protein sequence is MPITQIAIGTTAEATHPTALKAALAEFICTFIFVFAGQGSGMAYNKLTSDGAATPEGLIAAALAHGFALFVAVSVGANISGGHVNPAVTFGAFVGGNITLLRGILYWIAQLLGSTVACLLLRFSTGGLETGTFGLTGVSVWEALVLEIVMTFGLVYTVYATAVDPKKGSLGTIAPIAIGFIVGANILVGGPFDGASMNPAVSFGPALVSWSWTHQWVYWLGPLIGGALAGIVYEIFFISHSHEQLPTADY, encoded by the exons ATGCCGATCACTCAGATAGCCATCGGGACTACGGCCGAGGCAACCCACCCGACTGCACTCAAGGCCGCGCTCGCCGAGTTCATATGCACCTTCATCTTCGTCTTCGCCGGCCAAGGCTCCGGCATGGCCTACA ACAAGTTGACGAGCGACGGGGCTGCGACGCCCGAGGGGCTGATCGCGGCGGCGCTGGCGCACGGCTTCGCCCTGTTTGTGGCGGTGTCCGTGGGAGCTAACATCTCGGGTGGGCACGTGAACCCGGCCGTGACCTTCGGCGCCTTCGTGGGCGGCAACATCACGCTGCTACGAGGCATCCTCTACTGGATCGCCCAGCTGCTGGGCTCCACCGTGGCCTGCCTCCTGCTCCGCTTCTCCACCGGCGGGCTCGAGACCGGCACCTTCGGGCTGACCGGGGTGAGCGTGTGGGAGGCGCTCGTGCTGGAGATCGTCATGACCTTCGGCCTCGTGTACACCGTCTACGCCACCGCCGTGGACCCCAAGAAGGGAAGTCTCGGCACCATCGCCCCCATCGCCATCGGCTTCATCGTCGGCGCCAATATCCTTGTGGGCGGGCCCTTCGACGGCGCCTCCATGAACCCCGCCGTGTCCTTCGGCCCGGCTCTCGTCAGCTGGTCGTGGACCCACCAGTGGGTGTACTGGCTCGGCCCACTCATCGGCGGCGCTCTTGCCGGTATCGTCTACGAGATCTTCTTCATCAGCCACTCCCACGAGCAGCTCCCCACCGCCGATTACTGA
- the LOC135596534 gene encoding zinc finger protein ZAT5-like, giving the protein MEAPEEALASNSSDSISNGEFVHAVVKGKRTKRQRTQPPPPMPQVLSTGVADSYSASSAEAASGTITEEEEDMANCLILLAQGRAFDTGPKPEEHKDEVGGGGGGSEKFTSRKLIEAATTTNGKAGIYVYECKTCSKCFPSFQALGGHRTSHKKHKLAATTTTAEEKKLEVTDDMLQISMNSFSKPFASSSQTPTKPKVHECSICGSEFSSGQALGGHMRRHRPLAIADSQEAKKDKSFLSLDLNLPAPAEDELQRPPSPTLALATKRPFIFSASASAPALVVDCHY; this is encoded by the coding sequence ATGGAAGCTCCAGAGGAAGCCTTGGCCTCCAACAGCAGCGACAGCATATCCAACGGCGAATTCGTTCATGCTGTGGTCAAGGGCAAGCGCACCAAGCGTCAGAGGAcgcagccgccgccgccgatgCCACAGGTCCTGTCCACCGGGGTAGCCGACTCGTACTCCGCCTCCTCGGCCGAGGCCGCCTCCGGAACCAtcaccgaggaggaggaggacatggCGAATTGCCTCATCCTTCTCGCCCAGGGCCGCGCCTTTGACACCGGGCCTAAGCCGGAAGAGCACAAGGACGAAGTtggaggcggcggcggtgggTCCGAGAAGTTTACGAGCCGAAAGTTGATCGAGGCGGCGACGACGACCAACGGCAAGGCTGGAATTTACGTGTATGAGTGCAAGACATGCAGCAAATGCTTCCCGTCGTTCCAGGCGCTCGGCGGGCACCGCACCAGCCACAAGAAGCACAAGCTGGCTGCCACCACCACGACGGCGGAGGAGAAGAAGCTCGAGGTCACCGACGACATGCTGCAGATCAGCATGAATTCTTTCTCGAAGCCATTTGCGAGCAGCAGCCAGACTCCCACGAAGCCGAAGGTCCACGAGTGCTCCATATGCGGATCGGAGTTCAGCTCCGGGCAGGCGCTCGGAGGACACATGAGGCGGCACAGGCCGCTGGCCATCGCCGACAGCCAAGAAGCCAAGAAGGACAAGAGCTTTCTTTCCTTGGACCTAAACCTCCCCGCTCCCGCCGAGGACGAGCTCCAGAGGCCGCCTTCCCCGACGCTGGCATTGGCCACCAAGAGGCCTTTCATCTTCTCGGCGTCGGCATCGGCACCGGCCTTAGTGGTGGATTGCCATTACTAA